Proteins from a genomic interval of Bradyrhizobium sp. CCGB01:
- a CDS encoding Bug family tripartite tricarboxylate transporter substrate binding protein, with protein sequence MDRRKFMAGCLGLPLLAQAGEAQAQAGLSKIIFPFAAGAGGDTLCRLIAQEMAPALQRTIVVENRTGGDGLIGIKAVKGGSPDGSMVLVTTGPTMYLLPMVEATPSFDTARDFVPVSLLARFEFALVIGPGIDATDFKGFVAWLKAHPDKTSFGVPSNGTIPHFMGSKLEKDLGIPLTRVPYRGSAPILNDLVGGHISFGITTLADALPQHRAKGVKIIAVSSAERSPFAPDVPTLKESGIDLVADAWYGMWLPAGSPPEFASKLGAAASAALAKPEVKEKLTAIGLIPVGSTPEALTKELAANTAFWQPIVKATGYKIEN encoded by the coding sequence ATGGATCGCCGCAAATTCATGGCCGGATGTCTCGGTCTGCCGCTGCTGGCGCAGGCGGGCGAAGCGCAAGCGCAGGCCGGGCTGAGCAAGATCATCTTCCCGTTTGCGGCCGGGGCGGGCGGCGACACGCTGTGCCGGCTGATCGCGCAGGAGATGGCGCCGGCGCTGCAACGGACCATCGTGGTCGAGAACCGTACCGGTGGCGACGGTCTGATCGGCATCAAGGCGGTGAAGGGCGGCAGCCCCGACGGCAGCATGGTGCTGGTGACGACCGGTCCCACCATGTACCTGCTGCCGATGGTGGAGGCGACGCCGAGCTTCGATACCGCCAGGGATTTTGTGCCGGTCTCGCTGCTGGCGCGGTTCGAATTCGCGCTCGTGATCGGCCCGGGGATCGATGCCACTGACTTCAAGGGATTCGTCGCCTGGCTGAAGGCGCATCCGGACAAGACGTCGTTCGGCGTGCCGAGCAACGGCACCATTCCGCACTTCATGGGCTCCAAGCTCGAGAAGGATCTCGGCATTCCCCTGACCCGCGTGCCCTATCGCGGCAGCGCGCCGATCCTCAACGACCTCGTCGGCGGCCATATCTCGTTCGGCATCACGACACTGGCGGACGCGTTGCCGCAGCATCGTGCCAAGGGCGTGAAGATCATCGCGGTGTCGAGCGCGGAACGATCGCCCTTTGCGCCCGATGTCCCGACCCTGAAGGAGAGCGGCATCGATCTCGTCGCCGACGCCTGGTACGGCATGTGGCTCCCCGCCGGCAGCCCGCCGGAGTTTGCGAGCAAGCTCGGTGCCGCCGCAAGCGCCGCGCTTGCCAAGCCCGAGGTGAAGGAGAAGCTCACCGCGATCGGGCTGATCCCGGTCGGCTCAACTCCGGAGGCATTGACGAAGGAGCTCGCCGCGAACACCGCGTTCTGGCAGCCGATCGTGAAGGCGACGGGATACAAGATCGAGAATTGA
- the proB gene encoding glutamate 5-kinase, translating into MASPELSQFRRIVVKVGSALLVDSDKGEVRASWLAALADDMAKLHREGRDVLVVSSGSIALGRSRLKLPRGPLKLEESQAAAAVGQIALARIWSEVLGAHGIGAGQILVTLQDTEERRRYLNARSTIGKLLEWRAIPVINENDTVATNEIRYGDNDRLAARVATMASADLLVLLSDIDGLYDAPPKNNPNAKLIPVVDSISSEIEAVAGDAESELSRGGMRTKVEAAKIATTGGTHMLIASGKIEHPLQAIADGGRCTWFLTPANPITSRKRWIAGSLEPKGTLTIDAGAVAALRAGASLLPAGVIKVEGQFARGDAVIVRGPDTSEVGRGLIAYDADDAERIKGRSSPDVMAILGISGRSEMIHRDDLVVGG; encoded by the coding sequence ATGGCCAGCCCCGAACTCAGTCAATTCCGCCGCATCGTCGTCAAGGTCGGCTCCGCACTGCTGGTCGATTCCGACAAGGGCGAGGTGCGGGCGTCCTGGCTGGCCGCGCTCGCCGATGACATGGCCAAGCTGCACCGTGAGGGCCGCGACGTCCTCGTGGTGTCCTCGGGCTCGATCGCGCTCGGCCGCAGCCGCCTAAAACTGCCGCGCGGGCCGCTGAAGCTGGAGGAGAGCCAGGCCGCCGCTGCCGTCGGCCAGATCGCGCTGGCGCGGATCTGGTCGGAGGTGCTCGGCGCCCACGGCATCGGCGCGGGGCAAATCCTGGTGACGCTCCAGGACACCGAGGAGCGGCGGCGCTATCTCAACGCGCGCTCCACCATCGGAAAGCTGCTGGAGTGGCGCGCGATCCCCGTCATCAACGAGAACGACACGGTCGCCACCAACGAGATCCGCTACGGCGACAATGACCGCCTCGCCGCGCGCGTCGCCACCATGGCGAGCGCCGATTTGCTGGTGCTGCTGTCCGACATCGACGGGCTCTACGACGCCCCGCCGAAGAACAACCCGAACGCAAAGCTCATTCCCGTCGTCGACAGCATCTCCTCGGAGATCGAGGCGGTGGCGGGCGATGCCGAGTCCGAGCTGTCGCGCGGCGGCATGCGCACCAAGGTCGAGGCGGCCAAGATCGCCACCACCGGCGGCACGCATATGCTGATCGCCTCCGGCAAGATCGAGCATCCGTTGCAGGCGATCGCCGACGGCGGCCGCTGCACCTGGTTCCTGACGCCGGCCAATCCCATCACGTCACGAAAACGCTGGATCGCGGGCTCGCTGGAGCCGAAGGGCACGCTGACCATCGATGCCGGCGCGGTCGCCGCGCTGCGCGCCGGCGCCAGCCTGCTCCCCGCCGGCGTGATCAAGGTCGAGGGCCAGTTCGCCCGCGGCGACGCCGTGATCGTGCGCGGCCCCGACACCAGCGAGGTCGGCCGCGGCCTGATCGCCTACGACGCCGACGACGCCGAACGGATCAAGGGCCGCTCGTCGCCGGACGTGATGGCGATCCTCGGCATCAGCGGGAGGTCCGAGATGATCCACCGCGACGATCTGGTGGTGGGCGGGTAA